The following are encoded in a window of uncultured Sphaerochaeta sp. genomic DNA:
- a CDS encoding sodium-dependent transporter — protein sequence MSVGATKTREALASRLGFILLSAGCAIGLGNVWRFPYIAGRYGGAAFVLIYVLFLFILGLPVMVMELSIGRASQTNIGRTFETLTPKKKPWHVYGKLAIIGNYVLMMFYTTITGWLLSYFVHTIKGDFTGLNADQVGGFFSSMLGKPGSMIFWMILAVILGLLPVAKGLQSGVEKITKKMMIGLLLLMLVLAFNSMLLDGAGEGLKFYLVPDFSKMVESGLSETIYAAMGQAFFTLSLGIGSISIFGSYIGKEHRLTGEAVRIIGLDTFVALASGLIIFPAAFAFGVQPDAGPSLIFITLPNIFNQMAGGRLWGSLFFLFMSFAALSTLIAVFENIISFWIDAKGVDRKKATLFNGIAIALLSLPCILGFNVLSGFQPLGPGTGVLDLEDFIVSSTLLPLGSLFFTIYCTWKYGWGWNKFIAEADSGSNGLQFPRILRPYFQYVLPAIILGIFLKGYWDIFIA from the coding sequence ATGAGTGTAGGCGCTACAAAAACACGTGAAGCATTGGCTAGCAGACTGGGCTTCATTCTTCTATCAGCAGGATGTGCCATTGGACTTGGGAATGTATGGCGTTTCCCCTATATAGCAGGTCGGTATGGCGGAGCAGCATTTGTGCTGATCTACGTCTTGTTCCTGTTCATTCTGGGCCTGCCTGTCATGGTTATGGAGCTTTCAATCGGAAGAGCGAGTCAAACCAATATTGGACGCACCTTCGAAACATTGACCCCCAAGAAAAAACCTTGGCATGTATATGGCAAGCTTGCCATCATCGGAAACTATGTGCTTATGATGTTCTATACCACCATAACCGGTTGGCTCCTCTCCTATTTTGTACATACCATCAAAGGCGACTTCACTGGATTGAATGCAGACCAAGTGGGTGGGTTCTTCTCCAGCATGCTGGGAAAACCAGGGAGCATGATATTCTGGATGATCCTTGCAGTTATCCTGGGTCTCCTTCCTGTAGCCAAGGGACTACAGAGCGGGGTCGAAAAAATCACCAAGAAGATGATGATCGGCCTACTCCTGCTGATGTTGGTACTCGCATTCAACAGCATGCTCCTTGACGGGGCTGGAGAAGGGTTGAAGTTCTACTTGGTACCAGACTTTTCCAAGATGGTGGAAAGCGGCCTCTCAGAAACAATATATGCAGCAATGGGACAGGCCTTCTTCACCTTAAGCCTCGGTATTGGTTCCATCTCAATTTTTGGCTCCTATATCGGGAAGGAACACCGTCTTACCGGCGAAGCTGTACGCATCATTGGCCTGGATACCTTTGTAGCGCTCGCCAGCGGACTCATTATATTCCCAGCTGCATTTGCTTTCGGTGTTCAACCTGATGCAGGTCCATCCCTGATCTTCATCACACTCCCCAATATCTTCAACCAGATGGCCGGTGGAAGACTTTGGGGTTCCCTGTTTTTCCTCTTCATGAGCTTTGCAGCATTGAGTACTCTTATTGCGGTATTTGAGAATATCATCAGTTTCTGGATCGATGCCAAGGGTGTCGACCGAAAGAAAGCAACCCTGTTCAATGGCATTGCCATTGCACTGCTCTCCCTCCCTTGCATCCTCGGTTTCAATGTACTCTCTGGTTTCCAGCCTCTTGGACCAGGAACTGGAGTGTTGGACCTTGAGGACTTTATTGTCAGTTCTACCCTGCTTCCCCTTGGATCTCTCTTCTTCACCATCTACTGTACCTGGAAGTACGGTTGGGGTTGGAATAAATTTATAGCCGAGGCAGACAGTGGGTCCAATGGGCTGCAATTCCCCAGGATCCTTCGTCCATACTTCCAGTATGTATTACCGGCAATCATTTTAGGAATTTTCCTGAAAGGATATTGGGATATTTTTATTGCATAG
- a CDS encoding glycine hydroxymethyltransferase translates to MSSGTALQAYLAEAKEMNGPMVAYTAALDQIAQVDQGIAGRIVNELKDQRTHLKLIASENFSSIASQLAMGNLLTDKYSEGFAYHRFYAGCDNVDAIEAAASEYACKLFGAEHAYVQPHSGADANLVAYWAILNTRIQVPALEELGIPNPSNLSREQWDEVREKLGNQRLLGLDYYSGGHLTHGYRQNISAQMFDAYTYTVDEKSGLLDYDAIEKMAQEIKPLILLAGYSAYPRKIDFKRMSEIAHGVGAVFMVDMAHFAGLVAGKVFTGNYDPVLWADVVTTTTHKTLRGPRGGMVLCKKEFSESVDKGCPLVLGGPLPHVMAAKAIAFKEALDPSFQTYAQSIVKNSEVLAKACLDEGIPVATGGTDNHLMLLDVRPFDLNGRQAETALRECGVTLNRNALPFDPNGPWYTSGLRIGTPAVTTLKMGEPEMKEIASIIALVLNHTKPLILTKGANAGQPSKAKAVTEEGAMREAQGRVLALLEKFKLYPELDLPFLEKYFPLDNNER, encoded by the coding sequence ATGTCCAGTGGAACAGCATTGCAAGCGTATTTGGCAGAAGCCAAAGAGATGAATGGCCCTATGGTGGCCTATACTGCAGCCCTTGACCAGATTGCACAGGTCGACCAGGGTATTGCAGGTCGCATCGTCAATGAGCTGAAAGATCAGCGGACCCACTTGAAGCTGATTGCAAGTGAGAATTTCTCTTCAATCGCTTCCCAGCTTGCAATGGGCAATTTGCTCACCGACAAGTACAGTGAGGGGTTTGCCTACCACCGCTTCTATGCTGGTTGTGACAACGTGGACGCCATAGAAGCAGCAGCAAGCGAGTATGCTTGTAAGCTTTTTGGGGCAGAGCATGCCTATGTTCAACCTCATAGTGGAGCCGATGCAAACTTGGTTGCATATTGGGCAATTCTCAATACCCGTATCCAGGTTCCTGCTTTGGAGGAGCTTGGCATTCCCAATCCCAGCAATCTTAGTCGAGAGCAATGGGATGAAGTTCGTGAGAAACTGGGTAACCAACGACTGTTGGGTCTTGATTATTACTCTGGAGGACACCTCACCCATGGGTACCGCCAGAATATTTCAGCTCAGATGTTTGATGCCTATACCTATACAGTTGATGAGAAGAGTGGGCTGCTTGACTATGATGCAATCGAGAAGATGGCACAGGAGATTAAGCCGTTGATTCTGCTGGCAGGATATAGTGCCTACCCCAGAAAGATCGACTTTAAGCGGATGAGTGAAATAGCCCATGGCGTTGGTGCCGTATTCATGGTGGATATGGCTCACTTTGCCGGCTTGGTTGCAGGAAAAGTCTTCACCGGTAACTATGACCCGGTACTTTGGGCAGATGTGGTAACCACCACGACCCATAAGACGCTACGTGGACCACGAGGTGGAATGGTGCTTTGCAAGAAGGAGTTCTCTGAGAGTGTCGACAAGGGTTGCCCTTTGGTGCTCGGTGGACCCCTTCCTCATGTCATGGCCGCAAAAGCCATCGCATTCAAGGAAGCACTCGATCCTTCCTTCCAGACCTATGCACAGAGTATCGTGAAGAACTCCGAGGTCTTGGCAAAAGCATGTCTTGATGAAGGTATTCCTGTTGCAACAGGGGGTACGGACAACCACCTGATGCTCCTTGATGTCAGGCCCTTTGACCTTAATGGAAGGCAAGCTGAGACAGCCCTCAGGGAGTGTGGCGTTACCTTGAACAGGAATGCTCTTCCCTTCGACCCCAACGGTCCTTGGTACACGAGTGGGTTGCGTATTGGAACCCCCGCTGTAACGACTCTCAAGATGGGCGAGCCAGAAATGAAAGAGATTGCTTCCATCATTGCATTGGTGCTTAACCACACCAAACCGCTGATCCTTACCAAGGGTGCAAATGCCGGTCAGCCAAGCAAGGCAAAAGCAGTGACCGAGGAAGGGGCGATGAGAGAAGCCCAGGGTCGTGTTCTGGCCTTGCTGGAGAAGTTCAAGCTCTATCCTGAGTTGGATCTTCCCTTTTTGGAGAAATATTTTCCACTCGACAATAACGAGCGGTGA
- the gcvH gene encoding glycine cleavage system protein GcvH, with protein MSKIVENLRYSKDHEWVRIEGDLAYVGITDHAQHELGEIVFVELPPHGERYRKGEEISTVESVKAASAIINPIDGVVKEANEDLDGSPELINEDCYAHHLYILTSFSEDDYGELLDAEAYQAYLETL; from the coding sequence ATGAGTAAGATTGTAGAGAATCTGCGCTACAGCAAGGATCATGAATGGGTTCGTATCGAGGGTGACTTGGCTTATGTAGGTATTACAGACCATGCACAACATGAACTGGGTGAGATTGTCTTTGTTGAGCTTCCTCCCCATGGTGAGCGATATCGCAAGGGAGAAGAGATTTCCACCGTCGAGAGTGTAAAGGCAGCTTCGGCTATCATCAACCCAATTGATGGTGTGGTGAAAGAGGCGAATGAGGACCTTGATGGTTCTCCTGAATTGATCAATGAGGATTGTTATGCTCATCATCTCTATATTCTTACCTCATTCTCAGAAGATGATTATGGTGAATTGTTGGATGCAGAGGCATACCAAGCATATCTAGAGACTCTATAG
- the gcvPA gene encoding aminomethyl-transferring glycine dehydrogenase subunit GcvPA: MIYPYIPHTDEDRKIMLEAIGLSSMEELFSGLSEDILLSDSVPISQGRTEDEVQRMIDSIAQRNVRGIPFLGCGCYDHIVPSTVEALSSLPSFVTAYTPYQAEMSQGLLQAIYEFQSMVCEITSMDVANASLYDGANAATEAASLMVSAKRHASMVLVSSTIHPFTLQVLQTWAKGTGRTLRMVAEKDGVVDLSMLPSLLDADCAGLIVQSPNRYGLLESYEGVAEILHEQKALLAISNDPLSLAMQKSPGGWGADIAIGDTQSLGLPLAYGGPSCGYMAVKEALLRKLPGRLVGMSEDAKGRKGFTLTFQAREQHIKRERATSNICSNHALAAFMTTIHLSSLGWDGMVEAANQSYAKAHYLAYHLAQLPGMAVVWDKPFWCEFPLVFSDPKRLRKFMQELRNEGIFAGVRLSTLTRQVKDELVLLVAVTEKRSREELELYLAAARRVMK, translated from the coding sequence ATGATTTATCCCTATATACCCCATACTGATGAAGACCGAAAGATCATGCTTGAAGCTATCGGCCTTTCTTCAATGGAGGAGCTTTTTTCTGGTTTGTCAGAGGATATCCTACTCTCTGATTCAGTCCCGATCAGCCAGGGAAGGACTGAGGACGAGGTGCAGCGAATGATTGATTCCATTGCGCAGCGCAATGTACGTGGCATACCGTTCTTGGGGTGTGGTTGTTATGACCATATTGTTCCCTCCACGGTTGAGGCGCTTTCCAGTTTGCCCTCATTCGTGACCGCATACACGCCATACCAGGCAGAGATGAGTCAGGGCTTGCTCCAGGCAATCTATGAGTTCCAGAGCATGGTTTGTGAGATTACTTCAATGGATGTGGCAAATGCCTCACTCTATGATGGAGCAAATGCCGCCACTGAGGCGGCTTCATTGATGGTGAGTGCAAAGCGGCACGCATCGATGGTGTTGGTCTCCTCTACCATCCATCCATTTACCTTGCAGGTTTTGCAGACCTGGGCAAAGGGAACGGGAAGAACGCTGAGGATGGTTGCTGAGAAGGATGGGGTGGTTGATCTCTCTATGCTTCCTTCTCTCTTGGATGCTGACTGTGCTGGTTTGATTGTCCAGAGTCCAAACCGGTATGGCCTATTGGAATCGTATGAGGGTGTTGCAGAAATACTTCATGAGCAAAAAGCTCTTCTGGCTATCTCCAACGATCCGCTGTCTCTTGCCATGCAGAAGTCTCCTGGTGGCTGGGGTGCTGATATTGCCATCGGTGACACGCAGTCCTTGGGGCTTCCCCTTGCCTATGGTGGCCCAAGTTGTGGGTATATGGCAGTAAAGGAAGCGTTATTGAGAAAACTTCCCGGTCGCTTGGTTGGTATGAGTGAAGATGCAAAAGGAAGGAAAGGATTCACCCTGACGTTCCAGGCAAGAGAGCAACATATCAAGCGGGAACGGGCGACAAGCAATATATGCTCCAATCATGCACTTGCAGCGTTCATGACAACCATCCATCTTTCCAGTCTTGGATGGGACGGTATGGTCGAAGCTGCAAACCAGAGCTATGCAAAGGCACATTACCTGGCATACCATCTGGCCCAGCTTCCAGGGATGGCCGTGGTTTGGGACAAGCCCTTCTGGTGTGAATTCCCCTTGGTCTTTTCTGATCCCAAGCGCCTAAGAAAGTTCATGCAGGAGCTTCGCAATGAAGGAATTTTCGCAGGGGTGAGACTCTCAACGTTGACCCGACAGGTCAAGGATGAGTTGGTTCTCCTTGTAGCAGTAACAGAAAAGCGTAGTCGTGAGGAGTTGGAGCTCTATCTGGCCGCAGCAAGGAGGGTGATGAAATGA
- the gcvPB gene encoding aminomethyl-transferring glycine dehydrogenase subunit GcvPB produces MREPLLIDQSRQGRKAYCYPPLDLPKGFSQALPPLPESIQREQPARLPEVSELDVVRHFTRLSTMAHGVDNGMYPLGSCTMKYNPKLSEHIAKMDAFTKIHPLQDVSTTQGSLSIMFNLLEDLSSITGMKWGTLQPLAGAHGEYTGLKMVKAYFEKRGETGRTKILIPSSAHGTNPASAMVNGFEVLSIEANEKGQVDLDDLEAKLDDSVAAVMMTNPNTLGIFEQDILVISKRVHAHGAMMYYDGANMNAILGMATPGEMGFDVVHLNLHKTFATPHGGGGPGSGPVMVNDALRPFLPKPDIQLTDSGYVLDWESEDSIGKVSMFWGNFLVLLRAYVYILRMGSEGLRSASAHAVLNANYVAKRLADVCEIPYGTQCMHEFVISLEEYRQKYGIRAQDVAKALIDKGYHPPTMYFPSLVSEALMIEPTESESLETLEAFILVFRSILAQAKEDPEYVKGAPYSTPVGRLDEVKAIKEPNLRY; encoded by the coding sequence ATGAGAGAGCCGCTACTGATTGATCAATCAAGACAAGGAAGAAAAGCATACTGTTATCCTCCACTGGATCTGCCCAAGGGTTTTTCCCAGGCGCTACCTCCTCTTCCTGAATCAATCCAGCGAGAACAACCTGCCCGTCTGCCTGAAGTATCTGAACTGGATGTGGTGAGGCATTTTACCCGGCTCTCCACCATGGCACATGGGGTGGACAACGGAATGTATCCACTTGGTTCCTGTACGATGAAATATAATCCCAAGCTCAGCGAGCATATTGCAAAAATGGATGCATTTACCAAAATCCATCCCCTGCAGGATGTCTCGACAACGCAAGGCAGCCTTTCGATCATGTTCAACCTTCTGGAGGACCTTTCCTCCATTACCGGGATGAAATGGGGGACGCTGCAACCCTTGGCTGGGGCTCATGGTGAATATACTGGCTTGAAAATGGTCAAGGCCTACTTTGAGAAGCGCGGTGAGACCGGCCGTACCAAGATACTCATCCCTTCAAGCGCCCATGGCACCAATCCTGCCAGTGCAATGGTGAATGGATTTGAAGTGCTATCCATTGAAGCCAATGAGAAAGGCCAAGTGGATCTGGATGATCTTGAGGCAAAGCTTGATGATTCTGTTGCTGCCGTGATGATGACCAACCCCAATACCCTGGGTATTTTTGAGCAGGATATTCTCGTCATCAGCAAGAGGGTTCATGCTCATGGGGCAATGATGTACTACGACGGGGCCAATATGAATGCCATATTGGGTATGGCTACCCCGGGTGAGATGGGATTTGATGTAGTGCATCTTAATCTGCATAAGACCTTCGCCACCCCTCACGGGGGAGGAGGTCCAGGTAGTGGGCCGGTGATGGTGAATGATGCGCTCAGGCCATTCCTTCCAAAGCCAGATATCCAGCTAACCGACAGTGGGTATGTCCTTGATTGGGAGAGTGAAGACTCCATTGGGAAAGTCAGTATGTTCTGGGGGAACTTTCTGGTACTGCTCAGGGCATATGTCTATATCCTGAGAATGGGAAGTGAGGGCTTGCGCTCAGCAAGTGCCCATGCCGTGCTGAATGCAAACTATGTGGCAAAGCGGTTGGCCGATGTGTGTGAGATACCCTATGGCACCCAATGCATGCATGAGTTCGTTATCAGTCTCGAGGAGTACAGGCAGAAGTACGGGATCAGGGCCCAGGATGTTGCCAAGGCTCTCATCGACAAGGGATACCATCCGCCGACCATGTACTTTCCTTCCTTGGTGAGTGAAGCGCTCATGATTGAACCTACCGAGAGCGAGAGCCTTGAGACGCTGGAAGCTTTCATCCTTGTCTTCCGTTCCATCCTTGCACAGGCAAAGGAGGATCCTGAGTATGTGAAAGGTGCTCCCTATTCCACCCCTGTAGGCCGATTGGATGAGGTGAAGGCGATCAAGGAACCAAATCTCCGTTACTGA
- the hydA gene encoding dihydropyrimidinase, whose translation MNRILIQDGLLVDTEWTRHADILIEDSKIVHIAAKIDPDTLPEGTEIVQAEDMCILPGIIDAHTHYHLVSRGTVTADSFEEGSRCAAFGGVTTVIDFADDDKKGNLAACTKARSTAMGKEMAVDFSLHQGLYAYRESLEEELVELKKAGVKVIKMFTTYKDVGYLVDNQEELRKIFALCKKHDLLVSVHCEDDATIQKVNSSYTGPYTPPSHAVLRPSEAEARGIETVGKIALELDMPLYVVHLSSKAGLQKVRELRAKGLRVILETTPHYLFLDKQKLEGEDGPLYVMTPPLRSKEDNEALQEAVLNGEVQIIATDHCSFTREQKLSSDDVRTILPGIPGTEELLSLVYSFAANSGRIGLQQVVNLLSTAPAKAFGIYPQKGSIRVGSDADLVIFDPDMAWTISKENTHSASGYTPYEGVQVIGKPIMTYLRGRLIMGDNIYLGRAGHGEFVLQDDVGRGKTIMH comes from the coding sequence ATGAATAGAATATTAATACAAGACGGATTGCTCGTTGATACGGAATGGACCAGGCATGCTGACATCTTGATCGAGGATTCGAAGATTGTGCATATCGCAGCAAAAATCGATCCAGACACCTTGCCTGAGGGAACAGAGATTGTGCAGGCTGAGGATATGTGTATATTGCCGGGTATCATTGATGCCCATACACACTATCACTTGGTAAGCAGGGGAACGGTGACTGCTGACTCCTTTGAGGAAGGCAGCCGTTGCGCAGCCTTTGGCGGGGTCACCACGGTGATTGATTTTGCCGATGATGACAAGAAGGGAAATCTTGCCGCCTGTACCAAAGCGAGAAGTACAGCCATGGGTAAGGAGATGGCAGTAGATTTCTCTTTGCATCAAGGCCTGTACGCGTACAGAGAGAGCTTGGAAGAGGAGCTGGTGGAGCTCAAGAAAGCCGGGGTGAAGGTTATCAAGATGTTCACCACCTACAAGGACGTAGGTTATCTGGTCGACAATCAAGAAGAGCTGCGCAAGATCTTCGCTTTATGCAAGAAGCATGACCTCCTGGTCAGTGTCCACTGTGAGGATGATGCAACCATCCAGAAGGTCAATAGCAGCTATACCGGTCCTTATACACCTCCTTCGCACGCAGTGCTCCGCCCAAGTGAAGCAGAGGCGAGAGGTATTGAGACAGTAGGTAAGATAGCCTTGGAGCTCGATATGCCACTATACGTAGTCCATCTTTCGAGCAAGGCTGGACTGCAGAAGGTGAGGGAGCTACGGGCAAAGGGCCTCAGGGTAATTCTTGAGACAACACCCCACTACCTGTTCCTGGATAAGCAAAAGCTTGAAGGGGAGGATGGTCCACTGTATGTAATGACACCTCCCTTGAGGAGCAAGGAAGATAACGAGGCTTTACAGGAAGCAGTGCTTAATGGGGAAGTGCAGATCATTGCAACTGATCACTGTTCCTTTACCCGTGAACAGAAACTCTCCAGCGATGATGTGAGAACCATTCTTCCAGGCATCCCCGGTACTGAAGAACTTTTAAGCCTTGTGTACTCCTTTGCAGCAAACAGTGGGAGGATTGGCCTTCAACAGGTGGTGAACCTGCTCAGCACGGCCCCTGCGAAGGCGTTTGGCATCTATCCCCAGAAAGGTTCCATCCGTGTAGGAAGTGATGCAGACCTTGTCATCTTCGACCCTGATATGGCGTGGACGATCAGCAAGGAGAATACCCATTCTGCCAGTGGCTATACCCCGTATGAGGGAGTGCAGGTAATTGGGAAGCCAATCATGACGTATCTACGTGGGCGTTTGATCATGGGAGACAATATCTATCTTGGACGTGCAGGTCATGGTGAGTTTGTACTCCAGGACGATGTTGGCCGAGGTAAGACGATCATGCACTGA